CAGGGAGAAGCAGGGAGCGTTCAAGACTTACTTGTGGAGGTCTAGAGAGAGACAAGGCCCCTCACAATGGTACAGCAGGAGGAAGCTTGGAGCATTTAGAGACCCCAGAGGTGGGCGGGTGATCATTAGTTCCCCCCAAGTCTGGGGAGGAGCCTAAGGAAGCTGGGTCAGCAGCTGCAGGCCTGGTGAGAGGGGGTTCTGGGGACGCTGGTTCTGAAGGCCTCCCCACAACCCCTGCAGAGATCTGCCTGTTGACTCGGGGCCGGCGCACAGCCAGCGTGCGGGCTGACACCTACTGCCGCCTCTACTCGCTCAGCGTGGATCACTTCAATGCTGTGCTTGAGGAGTTCCCCATGATGCGCCGGGCCTTCGAGACTGTGGCTGTGGACCGGCTGCGCCGCATTGGTGAGACTGCTTGTCCTGGCCACTCTGGGCCCAGGCTGTGCCCTCAACCGATCTCATAGCAAGGGGCCTCCAGAGTCCTCAGGCCCAGGCTCTAGTGTTTCAGCATGGCACCCCAACCCACCCCGGCCCTAGCAAATGCCCTCAACAGGCTTTTCAACACTGGTGCACTTTCCTTATCCCTTAGTGTCTCCTATCCTTGGAGTTCACACCCTAAGTCCCCATCCCCTGAACACTCCCTCCCCTGAGCGCTAGTCCCTGACCCTCACCCTCTCTGATACCTCATCCCTGACCCTCTTTCTCCAACCCCCATCTCCCAGCCTCCATCCCCTAACCCCTacctcctgcccctgccccacctCCTCCCATCCTTAGTCCCGACCCCGTGCTTCCTCTGCCTTCCCTACATGCATCCATTACTGTCCGTATTCTTGATGCCCCTCCCAACCCTCAAGCCCATCCCCATCCCTGGACTCCATCCCTCCACTCTTACACTCTTTGCTCTGTTACTCCATCTCTGGATTCCTTCCCTATCCTTAACTCCTCCCTCCCTGGACAACTTCCAGGCAAGAAGAATTCCCTTCTGCAGCGGAAACGCTCCGAGCCAAGCCCGGGCAGCAGCGGGGGTATCATGGAGCAGCACCTGGTACAACACGACAGGGACATGGCTCGGGGTGTTCGGGGCCTGGCCCCGGGCACAGGGGCTCGGCTCAGTGGAAAGCCGGTGCTGTGGGAGCCACTGGTGCACGCGCCTCTGCAGGCAGCCGCCGTGACCTCCAACGTGGCCATTGCCCTGACTCACCAGCGGGGCCCTCTGTCCCTCTCCCCTGACTCTCCAGCCACCCTCCTTGCCCGTTCAGCTCGTCGCTCAGCAGGCTCCCCAGCCTCCCCTCTGGTGCCTGTCCGAGCTGCCCCTCTGCTGGTCCGGGGGCCGTGGGCATCCACCTCCCGCCTGCCTGCCCCACCTGCCCGAACCCTCCATGCCAGCCTATCCCGGGCTGGGCGCTCCCAAGTCTCCCTGCTGGGGCCCCCCCCAGGAGGAGGTGGACGGCGACTAGGACCTCGGGGCCGCCCACTCTCAGCTTCTCAACCTTCTCTGCCTCAGCGGGCAGCAGGGGATGGCTCTCCTGGGCGGAAGGGCTCAGGAAATGAGCGCCTGCCCCCCTCCGGGCTCCTGGCCAAACCTCCAGGGACAGCCCAGTCCCCCAGGCCACCAGTGCCTGAGCCAGCTGCCCCTCGGGGCCCCCAGCTGTCTGCCAATATGTGAAATCCTTGGGCACAGCCAGCCTTAGCTCTTTGGGTGCGGGAGTGTGTGCCTGGGGGCAGATGCCTCTTGGAGAAGGGGACCTATAGGAATGTCTCTCCTTACTACCAAGAAGATGGTCTCTGTGTCCTCAGCTCAAGGCCCCTGCAGCCTGACATCCTCCTACTCCGCTCACCCATTCATTCCATGGACTGAATGTCTGCCATGTTCTGGacactgtgccaggctctgtgtctCCACTGCCAAGTAGAACTGACTCCATGCTGTCTGCTGAGGGTGTTCCCCCAGCTGTGGTCCTGCCAGGTGCAGTTTTGGGCCCCTGATCCCACCTTTACTAAGCACAAGTACCTGCCACCACCATAACTGCCAAGTAGCTAGATGTCTCTCTGTTTCCAGTGTGGGCTTCACCCTGCCTATAACCCTGCAGGTTCTGCCTGGCACAGGTATCTCCTTCTCCCTTTAATATAGCCTGGCACTACCAACTACCTGTTCTGCTATCGCTGTCAAGAACAAATGTCTCGGGTCCCCAGCTTGGGCATCTACCTTTGCCCTCTCACTGCCGTCTGTGGACCCCCGCCCCCGTCTATACCCTCTGAGTGGGAACACACACATCTCCTGCCAAGTTCCCTGCAGTCTCTGTCTTTGTAGTAGAATTGTCTTTTTGTAAACTGAGAGTCACCTCCTCCTCTGCCCTCAGCCCCGTGAAGCTAGGGGATAATTGGTACACCCCCAGGTGGGGACAAGTAGCTGAATCCTTAGACGACATTATCCCCCCTTCTTTctattcatatttatttatttgatcatcttatttatttgctcatttattcattagctgattttattATTACTTCATTTTATCCACCCAGTCCTTCATccgtccctcccccccccccagcagGGAGACAGGAGGAGGCAGGGCGCCCTGCCAGCTCTTGTGGACCTTGTCTAAATCCATCAGCAGCAATACTGGGACTCCTCCCTATTGAGGTAGGGGCAGGAAGGGCCACCCAAGAAGGGGAGGAGGACTGTTTTTACctttaggttttttcttttttattctgctgAGTTTGCTGTTGGTACAGGAGTAAGGGGAGGGCCCGTGGTATCCAAGCCTGGGGAGGAACAGGCCAGCCAacacctctgccttctcagggACAAGAGAAACCTCACCGGTACCCCTTTTGTCCCCTCTCCTACTCTACAGCATCAAAAACTGGGGCTGAACCTGCCATCTAAATCTTCTGTCCTTCAGGGTGGGGGGTTCTGGGTATGTAGGAGAAGTTTTCTAACTGCTTCCAAACAGCTTTAAAAAGGCAATGGAGACACTCATTTTGGCTCCTGGTTTGTGTGTGGGATGACGTGGGCATGAAGGGATTTCTGGGTGCAGGAAGGGACAGCAGGGTATTTGGCCCAGGAAGGAGTGAGATAGGCATGGGAGCAGCCAGGGTGAGCCTGCAACCTGGAGGTGGTGAAGACAGTGATGAGATCAACCAGCCAGCCTCTTGGGTCTCCCCAGcatccaccacccccaccaccaccccacagGCCACCTCAGCTTCCCAAAAGGGGTGGTACTTTGATGTCACTGTTAGTGACAATGAAGGGAAGCACTGCCCTGGCCTGAGGCCATCAGGAAGAGGTGGCAGTCTCCTCAGGCAGTGCCCCCATTGTCATGAGGCTACACATGAGAACATTACACTGTATGGATGTgaggtatttttaaaatactaattttGTGGAGAATGAGGACACAATTGCCCAGtctcccctctcccctgcccctgGGGATGGGAAGACTGGGGGGATAGAATTAATCAGCCAAGCTGGGATTAAAGGCTCAAAGTATCTCAGTGCCCAGATGAGAGGACTGGATACAGAGGATGTACaattggtgctgctgggtgggcagTGCTTAACTGGACACAGACTTTCAGGGCCTATGTGACATGGCCAGAGGGAAAGGGCTCTTTGGAATGGGGCTAGATGGCAGATGTGGCCTCAGACAGGAACTTTGGGAGGGTTGAGGGTAGAGAGAAGGCTCACTCAGAGGTGGGGTGGAGGATGCCAGGAGGAAGGAGCAGGATCAGGGGTGGTCTGGGCCAGAGATGGGAGGGACATCTCAGGATATGCTCAGCACCCGCATGATGTTGGTATAGCCGGAGCCAGGCCGCCAGCCTGTCACCACAATCACCAGGTCCCCAACACGGATGAAGCCACGGAGCTTTCctggggaaagaaagaagagagcaagGTGGAACTCAGCCCAGCCCTGTAATGAGGAGCAGCCCTCACCCCTGAAGGGCTACCCTTTATGGAAGAAGGGACCTGGGGCAAACTGTAAAATATGTCCCACAGGTGGCACCACAGGGAATATGACCACAGGTGTGACCGTGAGTTGGAATGGGATGTGTTGTCGTTAAGTAGCAAGTCTCCTGTCCACCTGTGTTGCTATGCTGATAAAAAAGTTGCCgttgcatcaattccaactcatagcaaccctataggacagagtagagctgccccatagggtttccaaggagcgcccagtggattcgaactgctgaccttttggttagcagcagagctcttaactgctgtgccaccagtgctccatgctGTGAGCAAGGAGTGAAGAATAAGCATGTATCATTTCTAAGTTAAATTTGTTTTAGTTGCAGCTCCTAGAAACTGGGCCCTCCTTTCTCCTTTCATCTGTCTCTTGCTCCTTAAGTCATGCCTGGCTGTGGCCACTGGGTGTAGGCAGCAGCTGGGTGGCTTCTTTAGGTATGGCCCTGTCCcctccccttctgccctctccccTCAGGATATCCTTTTTTCAGAGGCTAAGATACCTGTGGGTCTCAGTGAACCTCACAGGACAAATCTGGGACCAGAGGAGAGGGACAAGGCTCTATACAAATGCCAGAGGTGGGTGAGGAGGAAGGTCTAGGCGACTCACCACTTTGAATGCCAAATTGGACCCGGCGATCCACATCGTCTGCCCAGATGGCCTCTGGAGGTTCACGATAGAGCAAGGGAAAGACTCCTCGGCATAGGTGGGCCTGGCGGGCAGCCTGGGCAGAACGAGTGACAGCAATGACTGCTGCTCGAGGTCGATATCGAGAAAGAAGCTGGGCTGAACTGCAGGAGGTAGAGAAGGTCAGCCCAGAACAGTGAAGCGGTCCTGAGCCAGCAGATAAGAGTCTCAGTTCTAGTTCCAGGGGTCACCAGCAAGCTGTGAGACCCTGGGTAAGTCATCATACTTCTCTagaccttggttttctcatctgtaaagtaggcaTAAGAATACCCGCCCTTTCTATCACACAAGGGAGATAGGATAATCTGTTGAGATGAGAGACCTTTTTGAGAAGCCTAAAACCCTTTCGAGAATGTACATTTAGATAGtgcttaatttataaaataatatgtatgtcatttgctgccatcgagtcagccccgcgcacaatggaatgaaacactgcgccatccccatgattgggttttcactgactaattttcaggaataggtagccaggcctttcttactagtttGTCCTAGTTTGAAAGCgccactgaaacatgttcagcatcacagcaacatgcatgtCTCCACTGAAGGATGGCTGTACGTGATAAAGTGCACTGGTCAGGAATCGAACCTAGGTCTCCAGCATGggaggcaggaattctaccactgagccgctACTGCCCTATAACATACGCATTACCTCAAGTTAATCCTCACAGCCCCATGAGGAACACTTTACAAGCACAATCATAgatatgaggaaatggaggctcctAGAGTCTGGGTGACTCATCCAAGGTCTCATAGTTAATACATTTCTGAGCAAAGGCTTGAACTTAGACCTTCTGGCTTCTTCAGCAACAACTCTGCATTGTAAGGCTTTGTGGACTAAATGTGAAGGAATGGCCTCCAAGTCAGTGTACCCAGTGAGGCCACTTTCCTCTTGCAGTCTCCTGGAACTCACTGGCCTGAGCGTCCCTAGTGTGCTCCAAGACCTGCCTGCCCTGGCCTCCAACTCTCACAGTTACCTCTCCTCTTGCCCCAGAATGACGCTCTTCATCCTGATGACCAGACAAAACCCAGGCCTGTGGACCACCCTAGCCCACTCTGCCCAAAGCCCAGTCTGGGACTCCCAGTGTCCCCCTCACCGGCCAGTCGTGGTCAGCACGATGATGGCAGCCGCACAGCACTTGAAGGCAGCCTCCACAGCACCTATGGCGGTGACCTCAGTGGGGTCACGGCTCAGTGGTGCTGCCCGACGCAGCTCCTCGAACAGCTGCCGGTGGTAGACCGCAGCCTCTGCCTCACGGGCAATCTGCAGATACCAGGAGGTCAGGGGGGtgggacactgaggcccagaaggGGTTTGCTCCCCTGGCCCATTTGCCCTGTGTTCTGAGCTCCTACCGCGTGCTGCATCTTTACAGCCTCCACAGGAAAGCTGCCCTTGGCAGTCTCCCCCGACAGCATGATGCAGTCTGCCCCGTCCAGCACAGCGTTGGCCACGTCACTCGTCTCTGCCCGCGTTGGCCGGGGCTTAGTGATCATGCTCTCCAGCATCTGGGGACACGTTGAATGTCAGCTATGGGAGTCACACTCCCATCCAGGGTCCTGCCCAAGCTACCCCTCTGACATGTACACTCTGAGTGCCCCTGAAAACCAGGGTCACAGGcacaagctgtgtgaccctgacagttcagtttccttatctgaaaatggGGGTTACACGATCCCTTCCTAAAGTCATTGCTTTTGAGGATCAAACACTCGTTAGCAAAAGGCGCTACACCCTTAAGATGTGGGCCTTCTCCCTCAAGCGTCCCTAGAGCCCACAGAGGGCCCCAGTCCTCAGGGCTCACTCCAGACCTGTGTGGCACAGACTACGGGCTTGCCGGCCAAGTTACAGCGCCCGATCATCATCTTCTGAGCCAGGAAAACCTTCTCAGCTGGAATCTCGATCCCCAGGTCACCCCGGGCCACCATGATGCCATCGCTCACCTCCAGGATTTCATCAAACCTGGGCAATTAGAGGAGTCAGGGGATGGCagggagaggcaggagggagaaggGGGCGGTGAGGGTACTATAGGGCCTGATGGGGACAGTTAAAGACCAAGCCTCACTTCTTCACGCCTTCGTGGTTCTCGATTTTGCTGATGACCTTGATGCCCTGCCCGTCCGGCCCCAGAGCAGCCCGGACGGCCACCACGTCGCTGGCCTTCCGCACAAAGGAGGCGAAGATGATGTCCACGCCATGCTCCACCCCAAAGCGCAGGTCCCGGACATCTTGCTCGGACAGCCCAGGCAGGTCCACCTGGGCGCCCGGCAAGTTCACCCCTTTTCGGTTGCCCAGGACGCCGCCGTTCTCCACTTCCGTCACCAGCCCCTCTGGGCCTGTGGACATGGAGAGAACCAGCCAGGTCAGGGGTATGGCTTGAGCACAGTCACCGCAGAGGGGACATGGGGCTTGGACCCCCACCAGAGCAGGAACCATGTGCTGTTCGTCATCTGTTTGTCCTTGGCCTGTGACTTGCACCAATAGAACCGGGTGGACCTTTGTGGAAGAAGCCACTAACCCACAAGTCTAGCCCCGACCCAGGGTGAGCACTGGAGTCTGGCTGCTGTGGGATCCGGGGACTGTCGGGGAGGAGGCGTGGCCAGGAGAAGGTGTGGCCTCTGTAAGGGGTGAACGGAGGATCCCAAGGGAAGGGAGTGCACCCAGCGTCTGGGCGTGGCCAGGGAGCGGG
This DNA window, taken from Elephas maximus indicus isolate mEleMax1 chromosome 3, mEleMax1 primary haplotype, whole genome shotgun sequence, encodes the following:
- the PKLR gene encoding pyruvate kinase PKLR, whose product is MSVQENLPPQQLWSWISKSQRDLATSILIGAPGGPAGYLRRASVAQLNQELGTAFFQQQQLSAAMADTFLEHLCLLDIDSEPVAARSTSIIATIGPASRSVERLKEMIKAGMNIARLNFSHGSHEYHAESIANVREAVESFATSPLSYRPVAIALDTKGPEIRTGILRGGPESEVELAKGSQVLVTVDPAFRTQGDADTVWVDYPNIARVVPVGGRIYIDDGLISLLVKKIGPEGLVTEVENGGVLGNRKGVNLPGAQVDLPGLSEQDVRDLRFGVEHGVDIIFASFVRKASDVVAVRAALGPDGQGIKVISKIENHEGVKKFDEILEVSDGIMVARGDLGIEIPAEKVFLAQKMMIGRCNLAGKPVVCATQMLESMITKPRPTRAETSDVANAVLDGADCIMLSGETAKGSFPVEAVKMQHAIAREAEAAVYHRQLFEELRRAAPLSRDPTEVTAIGAVEAAFKCCAAAIIVLTTTGRSAQLLSRYRPRAAVIAVTRSAQAARQAHLCRGVFPLLYREPPEAIWADDVDRRVQFGIQSGKLRGFIRVGDLVIVVTGWRPGSGYTNIMRVLSIS